One stretch of Enoplosus armatus isolate fEnoArm2 chromosome 1, fEnoArm2.hap1, whole genome shotgun sequence DNA includes these proteins:
- the LOC139285232 gene encoding general transcription factor II-I repeat domain-containing protein 2-like — translation MKRKVDTECRIFQEKWTRSYLFTEIHGKPLCLVCLQQVSVLKEYNIRRHYETLHGEKYNSLQGQLRREKINELLVGLRKQQSTFTQSREVSEAAVKASYLIASEIALASKPYSDGEFVKTCMMKAAELVCPQKRQAFANISLTRNTIAERISELSADLDNQLKQRVKSFVAFSIAIDESTDITDVAQLAIFIRGVNETLTVSEEFLELVPMTDTTTAEDIFSSVVGALDRVGVDWSRAVSLATDGAPSMIGKKAGVVTKFREKVQALNGGDGFWTFHCILQQEALCCKSLKMDHIMQVVVGTVNFIRARGLNHRQFDSLLSDSNITHSLPYHTEVRWLSRGAVLRRFFDLREEIGQLMEKKGKPNEQEASGGPSLGWTDRWRTGRRTCVDALEDDQTYGVPQEAGDRRMEGRAGDQRPATGKLSRRPVSGLEIGGAREAGGCCSQYR, via the exons atgaa aagaaaagtggataCAGAGTGTAGAATTTTCCAAGAAAAATGGACCAGGTCTTATTTATTTACGGAGATACACGGGAAACCTTTGTGCTTGGTGTGTTTGCAACAAGTGTCGGTACTTAAGGAATATAATATTCGGCGCCACTATGAGACTCTTCACGGCGAAAAATACAACAGCTTGCAAGGACaactgagaagagagaagattaATGAATTGCTGGTGGGTCTGAGAAAACAGCAATCCACTTTCACCCAGAGCCGAGaagtcagtgaagcagcagtaaAAGCCAGCTACCTAATTGCTAGCGAAATAGCATTAGCATCAAAGCCGTATTCCGACGGTGAGTTTGTTAAAACATGCATGATGAAGGCGGCTGAACTCGTATGTCCCCAGAAGCGACAAGCTTTTGCCAATATTAGCCTGACGAGGAATACCATAGCAGAGAGGATTTCGGAACTATCGGCAGATTTAGACAACCAATTGAAACAGAGAGTCAAGTCATTCGTTGCATTTTCCATTGCAATTGATGAGAGCACTGACATCACAGACGTGGCTCAACTGGCCATATTTATTCGTGGAGTTAATGAGACATTGACTGTCAGTGAAGAGTTTCTTGAGTTGGTGCCTATGACTGACACCACAACAGCCGAGGACATTTTCAGCTCTGTCGTCGGTGCACTGGACAGAGTCGGAGTGGACTGGTCCCGcgctgtcagcctggctacagacGGTGCGCCATCAATGATCGGAAAGAAAGCAGGTGTCGTGACAAAATTCAGAGAGAAAGTACAAGCCCTTAATGGAGGAGATGGTTTCTGgacatttcactgtattttgcAGCAGGAGGCATTGTGTTGTAAGTCCTTAAAAATGGACCACATAATGCAGGTGGTTGTTGGAACTGTAAATTTCATCCGAGCCAGAGGTCTGAATCATCGTCAGTTTGACAGCCTTCTCAGTGACAGTAACATTACCCATAGCCTGCCATACCACACTGAAGTGAGATGGTTAAGCCGAGGTGCTGTGCTGAGGCGTTTCTTTGATCTACGAGAGGAAATCGGACAgttgatggagaaaaaaggaaaaccg AATGAGCAGGAAGCCTCAGGCGGACCGTCTTTGGGCTGGACAGATCGGTGGAGGACGGGCAGGAGGACATGCGTAGATGCTCTGGAGGATGATCAGACATACGGAGTCCCTCAGGAGGCCGGGGACAGGCGGATGGAGGGCAGGGCCGGAGACCAGCGACCGGCGACAGGGAAGCTGAGCCGGAGGCCGGTGTCGGGACTGGAGATAGGTGGAGCCAGGGAagcaggaggctgctgcagccaatacaggtaa